One region of Gemmatimonas sp. UBA7669 genomic DNA includes:
- a CDS encoding metallophosphoesterase produces the protein MGMRRIARRILIAAAGTIGVAAAGLVIWLSRSQVVQTAGGVYESILIPVGSGAIKWRADQAVVAPAPSLNAMHGPVVRRLGGGQHEVAWYCDDHVERDTLPADSVTIECEGRRSHWQWRAPAAVPAADLPAAPRVAVVSDLEGDSAYFGIWARAMGITDSLGHWTYGNGQVVVLGDATDRGRWVYPLLWTLYRLEGEAQAAGGAVHVVLGNHEQYNLTGVTKDIEAEHHFAMRQLARYHQLLDSNTVLGQWLRTRPVALRIGRTLYVHGGVSPAVLRDQLSIDTLNARSRDYLAGKSGPGRTRDDQLGLTSVTQYRGLVMGMEGHPLADDQHIQRTLGHFAVDRVVIGHTEVDSIAVLHNGRVIDVNATLSGTKALLLEQDVPRLVDIGVQRSAWAEPSPRLRRFQLLNANDWRALLGVFAATKN, from the coding sequence ATGGGGATGCGACGGATTGCGCGGCGGATACTGATTGCCGCCGCTGGCACAATTGGGGTGGCGGCCGCGGGGCTGGTCATTTGGCTGTCCCGCAGTCAGGTCGTACAGACGGCGGGCGGTGTGTATGAAAGCATCCTGATACCGGTCGGATCGGGCGCGATCAAGTGGCGGGCAGATCAGGCCGTGGTGGCGCCTGCTCCCAGTCTCAATGCCATGCATGGTCCGGTTGTGCGTAGACTGGGCGGTGGTCAACACGAAGTTGCGTGGTACTGTGACGACCATGTGGAGCGTGACACACTGCCGGCTGACTCGGTGACCATCGAATGCGAGGGGCGGCGCAGTCACTGGCAGTGGCGGGCACCGGCAGCGGTTCCAGCCGCAGATCTTCCCGCCGCACCACGGGTGGCGGTCGTGAGCGATCTCGAAGGAGACAGCGCCTACTTCGGAATTTGGGCCCGCGCCATGGGCATTACCGATTCCCTTGGCCATTGGACCTACGGGAATGGACAGGTGGTGGTGCTGGGCGACGCCACGGATCGCGGTCGATGGGTATATCCGCTGCTCTGGACACTGTATCGGCTCGAAGGCGAGGCGCAGGCCGCGGGAGGCGCGGTGCATGTCGTGCTTGGCAATCACGAGCAGTACAATCTGACCGGTGTGACCAAGGACATCGAGGCCGAGCATCACTTCGCCATGCGGCAGTTGGCGCGCTACCACCAACTCCTCGACAGCAATACCGTGCTGGGTCAGTGGCTGCGCACCCGCCCGGTGGCATTGCGCATCGGACGCACGCTGTATGTGCACGGTGGTGTCAGTCCGGCGGTGCTGCGCGATCAGCTGTCGATCGATACGCTGAACGCACGGAGTCGGGACTATCTCGCGGGCAAGTCCGGTCCCGGACGGACTCGCGACGACCAGTTGGGCCTCACATCAGTGACGCAGTACCGCGGACTGGTCATGGGTATGGAGGGACATCCCCTGGCCGATGACCAGCACATTCAGCGCACGCTTGGACACTTCGCCGTGGACCGTGTGGTGATCGGACACACGGAGGTGGACTCGATCGCGGTACTCCACAACGGGCGTGTGATCGATGTGAACGCCACCTTGAGCGGCACGAAGGCGTTGTTGCTGGAGCAGGACGTCCCGCGGCTGGTCGACATCGGCGTGCAGCGTTCGGCGTGGGCCGAACCCTCGCCGCGGCTGCGCCGCTTTCAGCTCCTCAACGCCAACGATTGGCGCGCGCTGCTTGGGGTCTTTGCGGCCACGAAGAACTGA
- a CDS encoding pyridoxal phosphate-dependent aminotransferase gives MPATASRLSIFTESVIRGTTRLANQHGAINLSQGFPDFDPPEVLLEGLERATRGPFHQYAVTWGAPRFREALARKITRCSGLEVDPDQHLVVTCGSTEAMMVAMMTACNPGDKVIVFSPFYENYAADAILSGAEPIYVPLHPPGFGFDEDDLAKAFAQRPKAIVVCNPSNPSGKVFTREELLTILRYAEQYDTWVITDEPYEHIVYAPHEHVYFNTLPGAFERTITCNSLSKTYSITGWRLGYVHAPASVIAQARKVHDFLTVGAAAPLQEAAVGALDLPNSYYEELTSLYTAKRTLFLDILRETGLPFTEPQGAYYVMVDISSLGFADDTAASEWLIKEVGVAGVPGSSFFREPVRHLIRFHFAKREETLRAAGERLSTLSARVNAGR, from the coding sequence ATGCCTGCCACCGCTTCCCGCCTTTCGATCTTCACCGAGTCCGTCATCCGGGGCACCACGCGCCTCGCGAACCAGCACGGGGCCATCAACCTTTCGCAGGGTTTCCCGGACTTCGATCCGCCGGAAGTGCTGCTCGAAGGCCTCGAGCGCGCCACGCGCGGTCCCTTTCACCAATACGCGGTGACCTGGGGCGCCCCACGCTTCCGCGAAGCGCTCGCGCGCAAGATCACGCGCTGCTCAGGGCTCGAGGTGGACCCCGATCAGCATCTGGTGGTGACCTGCGGCAGCACGGAAGCCATGATGGTGGCCATGATGACGGCCTGCAATCCAGGCGACAAGGTCATCGTGTTCTCGCCGTTTTACGAGAACTACGCGGCTGACGCGATCCTCTCGGGTGCCGAGCCCATTTATGTGCCGCTGCATCCGCCGGGCTTTGGATTCGACGAAGACGATCTCGCCAAGGCCTTTGCGCAGCGTCCCAAGGCCATCGTGGTCTGCAATCCGTCGAACCCGAGCGGCAAGGTGTTCACGCGCGAAGAGCTGCTCACCATTCTGCGCTACGCCGAGCAGTATGACACCTGGGTGATCACCGATGAGCCCTACGAGCACATCGTATACGCACCGCACGAGCACGTGTACTTCAACACGCTGCCGGGTGCGTTCGAGCGGACCATCACTTGCAACTCGCTGTCCAAGACCTACTCCATCACCGGCTGGCGCCTGGGTTACGTGCATGCGCCCGCGTCGGTGATTGCGCAGGCGCGCAAGGTGCACGACTTCCTCACGGTTGGTGCGGCGGCGCCGCTGCAGGAGGCGGCCGTGGGCGCGCTGGACCTGCCGAACAGTTACTACGAGGAACTGACGTCGCTGTACACGGCCAAGCGCACACTCTTTCTCGACATCCTGCGCGAGACCGGACTGCCGTTTACGGAGCCGCAGGGTGCGTACTATGTGATGGTGGACATCAGCAGTCTGGGATTTGCCGACGACACGGCCGCGTCGGAGTGGCTCATCAAGGAGGTGGGCGTGGCCGGTGTGCCAGGGTCAAGCTTCTTCCGCGAGCCAGTCAGGCATCTCATCCGCTTCCATTTTGCCAAGCGCGAGGAAACCCTGCGCGCGGCGGGTGAGCGGCTCAGTACTCTCAGCGCCCGCGTGAACGCCGGACGTTGA
- a CDS encoding DUF4184 family protein, with protein MPATLLSHQALVLPLKLRWPARFSGLALCIGSMAPDFEFIGRMRDDWEFSHTLSAQLWFTVPVSLVLTWLLTAVLLPALLPYVRDHRWVRVHELAALAPPSGWHVWWRTGYSAWIGGVSHVVLDGITHGNHSGWLVPHLPFLRTPVPHLGGEAPLHDALQLWLTIGFALLTLCMWRYIVRRGLLWQWRGREARDLPRQPRAAGQRLLLMVGTCAVAGALVGFSHPHASPKATTAAIAFGAIDVAVLGCVGLALAIRRTRR; from the coding sequence GTGCCGGCAACCCTGCTGTCGCATCAGGCTCTGGTTCTGCCCCTCAAGTTGCGTTGGCCGGCCCGCTTCTCGGGCCTGGCGCTGTGCATTGGCAGCATGGCACCGGACTTCGAATTCATTGGCCGCATGCGCGATGACTGGGAGTTCAGTCACACGCTGTCGGCCCAGCTCTGGTTCACCGTGCCGGTGAGCCTTGTGCTGACGTGGCTGCTGACGGCGGTGCTGTTGCCCGCGTTGCTGCCGTATGTCCGGGACCATCGCTGGGTCCGGGTGCATGAGTTGGCGGCTCTCGCGCCGCCGAGCGGATGGCACGTCTGGTGGCGGACAGGCTATTCCGCCTGGATCGGCGGGGTGTCGCATGTTGTGCTCGACGGCATCACCCACGGCAATCACAGCGGCTGGTTGGTGCCCCACCTCCCGTTTCTCCGTACACCGGTGCCGCACCTCGGAGGCGAAGCGCCGTTGCATGACGCATTGCAGTTGTGGCTCACCATCGGGTTTGCACTGCTGACCCTGTGCATGTGGCGGTACATCGTTCGTCGCGGCCTGCTCTGGCAGTGGCGTGGACGTGAAGCGCGAGACCTGCCCCGACAGCCCCGTGCGGCCGGTCAACGGTTGTTGCTGATGGTGGGGACCTGTGCCGTGGCGGGTGCACTGGTGGGCTTTTCGCATCCGCATGCGTCTCCGAAGGCCACCACTGCTGCCATCGCCTTTGGTGCGATCGACGTGGCGGTTCTGGGCTGCGTGGGATTGGCGCTGGCAATCCGCCGTACTCGGCGGTAG
- a CDS encoding type IV pilus twitching motility protein PilT — translation MPQLDKLIARLESGVASAIVLESDSPIALQTGMGLQQFSSQVLSVSQVLALISEVADADVRPSIQSGRDIRFTYQFNGKPWLVQQDKDASGVRIEVRAWSERDNGAETPKPLNTAPRGVASVTPTAAPATPAVAPLAESSRSVPRRADDAPIAAAAEQSDARSALDALLRIQVSRGAADLHLRVGEPPIFRLGGDLVRLEGEAPLTPEGLEAMLRSIMPVKNQGEYEELWDTDFAYEIEGLSRFRVNVLRDRYGIAAVMRTIASTTVTVEQMGISPEVQALCNLTKGLVLVTGPTGSGKSTTLCALVDLINRTRSDHLITIEDPIEFVHQSKKCLITQRQVGVHTQSFKSALRAALREDPDIILVGELRDLETIAIAMETAETGHLVFGTLHTSTAASTINRIVDQFPADRQEQIRIMLSESLKAVVSQVLCRKIGGGRVAAREILIVNKAVSALIREGKTVQIPNIIQTQRKLGMETLNDALLNLVKTKQVEPEEAYNKAVEKKDMAMKLKAIGHNITSAGLDE, via the coding sequence GTGCCACAACTCGACAAGCTGATTGCCCGCCTCGAATCCGGGGTGGCCTCTGCCATCGTCCTCGAATCCGACTCGCCCATTGCCCTGCAGACCGGCATGGGCCTGCAGCAGTTCAGCTCCCAGGTGCTGTCCGTGTCGCAGGTGCTGGCCCTCATCAGCGAGGTGGCCGATGCCGATGTGCGTCCGAGTATCCAGAGCGGCCGTGATATCCGGTTCACCTACCAGTTCAACGGCAAGCCCTGGTTGGTGCAGCAGGACAAGGACGCGAGCGGTGTGCGAATCGAGGTGCGGGCCTGGTCGGAGCGAGACAACGGCGCCGAGACGCCGAAGCCGCTGAACACAGCCCCGCGCGGTGTGGCCAGCGTGACGCCAACGGCCGCACCGGCGACGCCGGCCGTGGCGCCATTGGCCGAGTCCAGCCGCAGTGTACCACGTCGTGCAGACGACGCACCCATCGCCGCAGCCGCCGAACAGAGTGATGCCCGCAGCGCGCTTGATGCGCTGCTGCGCATTCAGGTGTCACGCGGAGCCGCCGACCTGCATTTGCGCGTCGGCGAACCACCCATCTTCCGTCTGGGCGGTGATCTGGTGCGCCTCGAGGGCGAGGCGCCGCTCACGCCCGAGGGCCTCGAGGCCATGCTGCGCTCCATCATGCCCGTCAAGAATCAGGGCGAGTACGAGGAGCTCTGGGATACCGACTTTGCCTACGAAATCGAGGGCTTGTCGCGTTTCCGTGTGAACGTGTTGCGTGACCGCTATGGCATCGCCGCCGTCATGCGCACCATTGCCAGCACGACCGTGACCGTGGAGCAGATGGGCATTTCGCCGGAGGTGCAGGCGCTCTGCAATCTCACCAAGGGCCTGGTGCTGGTCACCGGCCCCACCGGCTCGGGCAAGTCCACCACGCTCTGTGCACTGGTGGATCTCATCAACCGCACGCGCTCCGATCATCTCATCACGATCGAAGATCCCATCGAGTTCGTCCACCAGAGCAAGAAGTGCCTCATCACCCAGCGTCAGGTGGGTGTGCACACGCAGTCGTTCAAGAGTGCGCTGCGTGCGGCGCTGCGCGAAGACCCTGACATCATCCTGGTTGGTGAGCTGCGCGACCTCGAGACGATTGCCATTGCCATGGAAACGGCCGAAACCGGACACCTCGTGTTCGGCACGCTGCACACCTCCACGGCCGCGTCCACCATCAATCGCATCGTGGACCAGTTCCCCGCCGACCGGCAAGAGCAGATTCGCATCATGCTCTCCGAGTCGCTCAAGGCGGTTGTTTCGCAGGTGCTCTGCCGCAAGATCGGTGGAGGCCGCGTGGCAGCGCGCGAAATTCTCATTGTCAACAAGGCTGTCAGCGCGCTCATTCGCGAAGGCAAGACGGTGCAGATCCCCAACATCATCCAGACGCAGCGCAAGCTGGGCATGGAGACGCTCAACGACGCGCTGCTCAATCTGGTCAAGACCAAGCAGGTGGAGCCCGAGGAGGCCTACAACAAGGCCGTGGAAAAGAAAGACATGGCCATGAAGCTCAAGGCCATCGGGCACAACATCACGTCGGCGGGACTCGACGAGTAA
- a CDS encoding bestrophin family protein has product MIIYDPKNWLRILFDFPRSPVFRILFLDVIAAGVWAWLVVWIETDVVRVAVPLGPSFLSILGIILGLLLVFRTNTSYDRWWEGRRLWGQLVNISRGLAHQLDALLPVGHPSRTRWADYLERFPVALTEHLRTPRGEVRPHEPNAVLQQMTRALHRQVASGELPRETIVSLTPVLLAFDDVTGACERIRNTPIPFSYSSYVKQFVLLYALIMPFGLVREFGYGTVIACMFTFFATMGLELLATEIEEPFGTDRNDLPLEGIAERIAIDTRHLLTGGVMETGPVPEG; this is encoded by the coding sequence ATGATTATTTACGACCCGAAGAACTGGCTGCGCATCCTGTTCGATTTCCCGCGCAGTCCGGTCTTCCGCATCCTGTTCCTCGATGTCATCGCCGCGGGCGTATGGGCCTGGCTGGTGGTGTGGATCGAGACGGACGTGGTGCGCGTGGCCGTGCCGCTCGGGCCGAGCTTCCTCTCCATTCTCGGCATCATCCTCGGCCTGCTGCTGGTGTTTCGCACCAACACCTCCTACGACCGCTGGTGGGAGGGACGTCGTCTGTGGGGCCAGCTGGTGAACATCTCGCGCGGGTTGGCGCATCAACTCGACGCGTTGCTGCCGGTCGGTCACCCCTCGCGCACACGCTGGGCGGACTACCTGGAGCGCTTTCCGGTGGCGCTCACCGAGCATCTGCGTACGCCGCGGGGGGAGGTGCGTCCCCACGAGCCCAATGCCGTACTGCAGCAGATGACGCGGGCGCTGCATCGCCAGGTGGCCAGCGGCGAATTGCCGCGCGAAACCATCGTGTCGCTCACACCGGTACTACTGGCCTTCGACGACGTGACGGGCGCCTGTGAGCGCATTCGCAATACGCCCATTCCCTTCTCGTATAGTTCATATGTGAAGCAATTCGTGCTGCTGTACGCACTCATCATGCCGTTCGGTCTGGTGCGTGAGTTCGGTTACGGTACGGTCATAGCCTGCATGTTCACGTTTTTCGCCACCATGGGACTCGAGCTCCTCGCCACCGAAATCGAGGAGCCCTTCGGTACCGATCGCAACGACCTGCCGCTCGAAGGCATCGCGGAGCGCATTGCCATCGATACGCGTCATCTGCTGACGGGGGGCGTCATGGAAACGGGACCGGTGCCTGAGGGCTGA
- a CDS encoding RidA family protein → MTTPTPLRTRRPLRGLLASAFTLTTLACAAGDAPAPSADTPQRTASTDIVYIQPDGPPANPFSPAVRVGNLVFVSGTLGTLPDGTLVPGGIEAETRQVLENIKAVLASDGLGMDRIVRCTAYLADLKEWPAMNAVYRGYFADGKYPARAAVQATLLFGARVELECVAAAK, encoded by the coding sequence ATGACTACTCCCACGCCTTTGCGCACTCGCCGCCCGCTGCGCGGGCTTCTGGCTTCGGCCTTCACGCTGACCACTCTGGCCTGTGCCGCCGGTGATGCGCCGGCACCGAGTGCTGACACGCCGCAGCGCACGGCCTCCACCGACATCGTGTACATCCAGCCGGATGGCCCGCCCGCCAATCCCTTCTCGCCGGCGGTGCGCGTGGGGAATCTCGTCTTTGTGTCGGGCACGCTGGGTACGCTGCCTGATGGCACGCTGGTGCCGGGCGGCATTGAGGCGGAAACCCGTCAGGTGCTGGAGAACATCAAGGCCGTGCTCGCGTCGGACGGGCTGGGCATGGACCGCATTGTGCGCTGCACCGCCTATCTCGCGGATCTCAAGGAGTGGCCGGCCATGAATGCGGTGTATCGCGGCTACTTTGCGGATGGCAAGTATCCCGCGCGCGCGGCGGTGCAGGCGACGCTGCTGTTCGGCGCGCGCGTGGAACTGGAGTGCGTCGCCGCCGCGAAGTAG
- a CDS encoding GMC family oxidoreductase has product MQDTQTTAYDAIVVGSGISGGWAAKELTEKGLKVLMLERGRNVEHIKDYPNATKGPWEYPHRGGRTQQMIADYPVLKRDYPLNEKNLDWWASDKDSPYTEVKRFDWYRGYHVGGRSLMWGRQSYRFSDIDFEANLKEGIAVDWPIRYREMAPWYSYVEKHAGIQGTKQNLPQLPDGEFLPGFPLNCGEQHVSDQLKKAYKGKRHLFIGRSANLTQPLPGRGQCQTRNACWLGCPLGGYFSTQSSTLPPAMATGNLTLRPHSIVHELVYDKDSKRVKAVRVQDALTNETLEFTARIFFLCASTLNSTWLLMRSATDVWPGGLGSASGELGHNLMDHHFRLGASGRLEGFDDQYYYGGRPSGFYIPRFTNLAGDKRPYLRGFGYQGSASRAGWGRAVAELGIGGAFKDEAAQPGQWGIGATAFGEMLPDHSNMISLDETKKDKWGLPVLKIDCEIKENEQLMRKDMTVEMAEMLEAAGVKDVRTYDNGYAPGMGIHEMGTARMGRDPKTSVLNKHNQVWDALNVFVTDGSCMTSSAAVNPSLTYMALTARAADFAVTALKRRDL; this is encoded by the coding sequence GTGCAGGACACGCAGACCACGGCATACGATGCCATCGTCGTCGGTTCGGGCATCTCCGGAGGATGGGCTGCCAAGGAGCTCACGGAAAAGGGCCTCAAGGTCCTCATGCTCGAACGCGGACGAAACGTCGAGCATATCAAGGACTACCCGAACGCCACCAAGGGGCCGTGGGAGTACCCGCATCGCGGTGGGCGCACGCAGCAGATGATCGCCGACTATCCCGTGCTCAAGCGCGACTACCCGCTCAACGAGAAGAACCTCGACTGGTGGGCCAGCGACAAGGATTCGCCCTACACCGAGGTCAAACGCTTCGACTGGTATCGCGGCTATCACGTTGGTGGACGCTCTCTCATGTGGGGCCGGCAGAGCTATCGCTTCTCCGACATCGATTTCGAGGCCAACCTGAAGGAGGGCATCGCCGTTGACTGGCCCATCCGCTACCGCGAAATGGCGCCGTGGTACAGCTACGTCGAAAAGCATGCCGGCATTCAGGGCACCAAACAGAACTTGCCGCAACTGCCCGACGGCGAGTTCCTGCCGGGCTTTCCACTCAATTGCGGCGAACAGCACGTCAGTGATCAGCTGAAGAAGGCGTACAAGGGCAAGCGCCATCTGTTCATCGGACGCAGCGCCAACCTCACGCAGCCGCTGCCGGGGCGCGGCCAGTGTCAGACGCGCAACGCCTGCTGGCTGGGCTGTCCGCTGGGCGGCTACTTCAGCACACAATCGTCCACGCTGCCGCCGGCCATGGCCACGGGCAATCTCACGCTCAGGCCGCACTCCATCGTACACGAACTCGTGTACGACAAGGACAGCAAGCGCGTGAAGGCGGTGCGTGTGCAGGATGCGCTGACCAACGAGACGCTCGAATTCACCGCCAGAATTTTCTTTCTCTGTGCGTCCACGCTCAACAGCACCTGGCTTTTGATGCGTTCGGCCACGGACGTCTGGCCCGGTGGCCTGGGCAGTGCCAGTGGAGAGCTCGGACACAATCTCATGGATCATCATTTCCGTCTGGGCGCGAGTGGTCGCCTGGAGGGCTTTGATGATCAGTACTACTACGGCGGCCGGCCGTCGGGCTTCTACATTCCGCGCTTCACCAATCTCGCCGGTGACAAGCGACCGTATCTGCGTGGCTTTGGCTATCAGGGCAGCGCCAGTCGTGCCGGTTGGGGACGCGCGGTGGCCGAGTTGGGTATTGGCGGCGCCTTCAAGGACGAAGCCGCGCAGCCGGGTCAGTGGGGCATCGGCGCCACGGCTTTTGGTGAGATGCTGCCCGACCACAGCAACATGATCTCGCTCGACGAAACGAAGAAAGACAAGTGGGGCCTGCCCGTGCTCAAGATCGATTGCGAGATCAAGGAGAACGAGCAGCTCATGCGCAAGGACATGACCGTGGAGATGGCCGAGATGCTGGAGGCGGCGGGCGTGAAGGATGTGCGCACGTATGACAACGGCTATGCGCCCGGCATGGGCATCCACGAGATGGGCACCGCGCGCATGGGACGTGATCCCAAGACCTCCGTGCTCAACAAGCACAATCAGGTCTGGGACGCGCTCAACGTGTTTGTCACCGACGGCTCGTGCATGACGTCGTCTGCCGCCGTCAATCCTTCGCTCACCTACATGGCGCTCACCGCGCGCGCGGCCGACTTTGCCGTGACGGCGCTCAAGCGCCGCGATCTGTGA
- a CDS encoding gluconate 2-dehydrogenase subunit 3 family protein: protein MSDHVPNIPDVVPAGIARREAIKRVGVLLGGVAFVGGSSLLSACSGDRPPPPDAPTAKPIGDFSVDDQRFLDEVADTILPTTAKSPGAKAAATGPFMALMVTDTYTPEDRTVFRTGLRSIDDACRTMHGTGFMQATAEQRLALLETLDKEQYEYQRSKTREEPTHYFRMMKELAMLGFFTSEIGYTQAMRYKETPGEYQPCVPYVKGETSWAPHA from the coding sequence ATGTCTGATCACGTGCCGAACATTCCCGACGTAGTGCCGGCGGGCATCGCACGCCGCGAGGCCATCAAACGCGTTGGTGTGTTGCTGGGTGGTGTGGCGTTTGTGGGTGGCAGCAGTTTGCTCAGCGCCTGCAGTGGCGACCGCCCGCCGCCACCTGATGCACCAACGGCCAAACCCATCGGCGATTTTTCAGTGGACGACCAGCGCTTCCTCGACGAGGTGGCCGACACCATTCTGCCCACCACGGCCAAGTCGCCAGGCGCCAAGGCGGCGGCCACCGGGCCGTTCATGGCGCTCATGGTCACGGATACCTACACGCCAGAAGACCGCACCGTCTTTCGCACGGGACTGCGCAGCATCGATGATGCCTGCCGCACCATGCATGGCACCGGTTTCATGCAAGCCACCGCTGAGCAACGTCTTGCCTTGCTGGAAACGCTGGACAAGGAGCAGTACGAGTATCAGCGCAGCAAGACGCGCGAGGAACCCACGCACTACTTCCGCATGATGAAGGAGCTCGCGATGCTGGGGTTCTTCACATCGGAGATTGGCTACACGCAGGCCATGCGATACAAGGAGACACCCGGCGAGTACCAACCCTGCGTGCCGTATGTGAAGGGCGAAACGAGCTGGGCACCGCACGCCTGA
- a CDS encoding DinB family protein produces MIKSLDDFRSHWTWEADITAKLIGGLTDASLAQAIAPGARTLGRLAWHLAQTIPEMMGSAGLQVTGVDPHAPTPATVTAIHSAYQAASASLLEQIAAQWTDATLSEERDMYGERWTVSQTLLALLLHQVHHRGQMTVLMRQAGLAVPGIYGPAKEEWAAMGMEPPTV; encoded by the coding sequence ATGATCAAGAGCCTCGACGACTTCCGCAGCCACTGGACCTGGGAAGCCGACATCACCGCCAAACTCATCGGCGGCCTCACCGACGCCTCGCTGGCCCAGGCCATCGCGCCCGGCGCGCGCACCCTCGGTCGACTCGCCTGGCATCTTGCCCAAACCATTCCCGAGATGATGGGCTCCGCTGGCCTGCAGGTGACCGGCGTCGATCCCCATGCACCAACGCCCGCGACCGTGACCGCCATTCACAGCGCCTACCAAGCCGCAAGCGCCTCGCTCCTCGAGCAGATCGCCGCGCAGTGGACCGACGCCACGCTCAGCGAAGAGCGCGACATGTACGGCGAGCGCTGGACGGTGTCCCAGACACTGCTGGCCCTGCTGCTGCACCAGGTGCATCACCGCGGACAGATGACGGTACTCATGCGTCAGGCCGGCCTCGCTGTGCCCGGCATCTACGGTCCGGCCAAGGAAGAGTGGGCCGCCATGGGCATGGAGCCGCCGACGGTGTGA
- a CDS encoding PQQ-dependent sugar dehydrogenase has protein sequence MRGSVLRLGFVAAGVVLGSAVVTSAAAAQAAPAVFKSSVHDYRVVPVVDGFVNPWGLAFVPGGDLLVTERPGRLRLVRGGKLLPTAVNGVPAVVAAGQGGLLDVVVHPNFAQNRYVYLTYSKQVNGGSTTALHRAKLVNDALVEGQDIFVADTRGRPGHFGSRLAFDGKGHLFMTVGDRQAPPEGDLPAHPAQDLSTHQGKVLRLMEDGTVPKDNPFVGRSGAKPEIWSYGHRNPQGLVVHPTTGAVWATEHGPQGGDELNLVEAGKNYGWPVVGFGVNYGPGKAIHASTMAPGMENAKHVWVPSIATSGLMVYTGDKFPAWKGSVFAGGLAGQRVARLTLDGARADLADNLARNLGRVRDVRQGPDGFVYVVLDDQQGKPTGIVRLEPVARR, from the coding sequence ATGCGTGGATCGGTGCTGCGGCTGGGCTTCGTCGCCGCGGGTGTGGTGTTGGGATCAGCGGTGGTCACGTCTGCCGCAGCGGCGCAGGCCGCGCCGGCGGTGTTCAAGTCGTCGGTGCACGACTACCGCGTGGTGCCGGTGGTGGACGGCTTCGTGAATCCCTGGGGTCTGGCCTTTGTCCCCGGTGGTGACCTGCTGGTGACGGAGCGGCCGGGCCGTCTGCGCCTGGTGCGTGGCGGCAAGCTGCTGCCCACGGCGGTGAATGGCGTGCCGGCGGTTGTGGCCGCAGGCCAGGGCGGTCTGCTGGATGTGGTCGTGCATCCCAACTTCGCGCAGAACCGCTACGTGTATCTCACCTACTCGAAGCAGGTGAATGGCGGCTCCACCACGGCGTTGCATCGCGCCAAGCTGGTGAACGATGCGCTGGTGGAGGGGCAGGACATTTTTGTCGCCGACACGCGCGGACGACCGGGGCACTTCGGCTCACGCCTTGCCTTCGACGGCAAGGGGCACCTGTTCATGACGGTGGGCGATCGCCAGGCGCCGCCCGAGGGCGACTTGCCCGCGCATCCGGCGCAGGACTTGTCCACGCATCAGGGCAAGGTGTTGCGGCTCATGGAAGACGGCACGGTGCCGAAGGACAATCCCTTCGTGGGTCGCTCGGGCGCGAAGCCGGAAATCTGGAGCTATGGGCACCGCAATCCGCAGGGTCTAGTGGTGCATCCCACCACGGGCGCGGTGTGGGCCACCGAGCATGGCCCGCAGGGCGGTGATGAGCTCAACCTCGTGGAAGCCGGCAAGAACTACGGGTGGCCGGTGGTGGGCTTCGGTGTGAATTACGGCCCGGGCAAGGCGATTCACGCCAGCACGATGGCGCCGGGCATGGAAAACGCGAAGCATGTGTGGGTGCCGTCGATCGCCACGTCGGGCCTGATGGTGTACACGGGCGACAAGTTCCCGGCGTGGAAGGGCAGTGTGTTTGCCGGCGGTCTGGCGGGGCAGCGTGTGGCGCGGCTGACGCTCGACGGCGCGCGCGCGGATCTGGCGGACAATCTGGCGCGCAATCTTGGCCGCGTGCGTGATGTGCGGCAGGGTCCGGACGGGTTTGTGTATGTGGTGCTGGATGACCAGCAGGGCAAGCCGACGGGGATTGTGCGGTTGGAGCCGGTCGCTCGGCGGTAA